The proteins below are encoded in one region of Pseudomonas putida NBRC 14164:
- a CDS encoding MFS transporter, producing the protein MSAFEPRLGATATGRTAEISVAVLAFSAFLIVTTEFLIVGLLPALSQDLGVSISMAGQLVTLFAFTVMLAGPFLTAALAHLDRKRLFITILLVFAAANALAAASTSFWVLAIARVVPALALPVFWGTASETAGQLAGPDKAGQAISKVYLGISAAMLLGIPLGTVASNAVGWRGAFWILAALSLLMALAMWVWMPHVPRAAKVDFMQQARIFKERYFLANVLLSVVVFTAMFTGYSYLAELLQRVADVPPAHTGWWLMGFGAVGLLGNWIGGRVVDRSPLRATALFLMLLAIGMAAIVPLAHAGLVFCLALGVWGVANTALYPISQVRVMGSVTHAQALAGSTNVSAANAGIGLGAVLGGLTIPGLGIEYLGYVAAGVAVVALGLVPLVGGLGRQRASLARVP; encoded by the coding sequence ATGTCTGCTTTTGAACCCCGCCTTGGGGCTACTGCCACTGGCCGTACTGCTGAAATCAGCGTCGCGGTGCTTGCCTTTTCGGCCTTTTTGATCGTGACCACTGAATTCCTGATTGTCGGCTTGTTGCCCGCGCTCAGCCAGGACCTTGGGGTATCCATTTCGATGGCGGGCCAGTTGGTCACGCTGTTTGCCTTTACTGTGATGCTTGCCGGCCCGTTCTTGACGGCGGCATTGGCGCACCTGGACCGCAAGCGTTTATTCATCACCATTCTGCTGGTATTTGCCGCAGCCAATGCATTGGCTGCGGCCTCGACCAGTTTCTGGGTGCTGGCCATTGCGCGGGTCGTCCCGGCACTGGCGTTGCCGGTGTTCTGGGGCACGGCCAGTGAAACGGCTGGCCAGTTGGCCGGGCCCGATAAAGCAGGGCAAGCCATTTCCAAGGTGTACCTGGGCATCTCGGCGGCGATGTTGCTGGGTATTCCGTTGGGCACCGTGGCGTCCAATGCCGTGGGTTGGCGTGGCGCATTCTGGATACTGGCCGCGCTGTCATTGCTGATGGCGCTGGCCATGTGGGTGTGGATGCCGCACGTACCCCGCGCGGCAAAAGTCGACTTCATGCAACAGGCACGCATTTTCAAGGAGCGCTATTTCCTCGCCAATGTCCTGCTTTCGGTGGTGGTGTTCACCGCGATGTTCACAGGCTACAGCTACCTGGCCGAGCTGCTGCAGCGGGTCGCGGATGTACCACCCGCACATACCGGTTGGTGGCTGATGGGCTTTGGCGCAGTGGGCTTGCTCGGCAACTGGATCGGTGGACGGGTCGTGGACCGTTCACCGCTCAGGGCGACGGCGCTGTTTCTGATGTTGCTGGCCATCGGCATGGCGGCGATCGTGCCGCTGGCCCATGCAGGCCTGGTGTTCTGCCTAGCACTGGGGGTGTGGGGTGTGGCCAACACCGCGCTATACCCCATCAGCCAGGTACGGGTGATGGGGTCTGTGACACATGCCCAGGCTTTGGCCGGTAGCACCAATGTGTCGGCGGCCAATGCGGGCATTGGCCTGGGCGCCGTCCTCGGTGGCTTGACCATCCCTGGCCTGGGTATCGAATACCTGGGCTACGTAGCCGCAGGCGTGGCCGTGGTGGCGCTGGGGCTTGTGCCGCTGGTCGGCGGCCTTGGGCGTCAGCGCGCATCGCTGGCCCGGGTACCATGA
- a CDS encoding 8-oxoguanine deaminase has protein sequence MLSATGKKTLLVKNAALLVTMDGQRREIKNGGLYIEDNLIKQVGPTDTLPQQADVILDMAGKVVIPGLVNTHHHMYQSLTRVVPAAQDGELFNWLTNLYPIWARLTPEMIAVSTQTAMAELILSGCTTSSDHLYIYPNGCKLDDSIHAAAEIGMRFHAARGSMSVGQSQGGLPPDSVVEKEADILKESQRLIEDYHDASHGSMRRIVVAPCSPFSVSRDLMREAAVLARQYGVSLHTHLAENVNDIAYSREKFGMTPAEYAEDLGWVGHDVWHAHCVQLDQHGIELFARTGTGVAHCPCSNMRLASGIAPIRKMRDHGVPVGLGVDGSASNDGASMIGEVRQALLLQRVGFGPDAMTAREALEIATLGGAKVLNRNDIGALAPGMVADFVAFDLGHVAYAGGHHDPLAALVFCTPTQVHTSVINGRVVVKDGQLATVDLPRVLERHNQLAHQLVSGN, from the coding sequence ATGTTATCTGCAACCGGTAAGAAAACCCTCCTCGTCAAAAACGCTGCACTTCTGGTCACCATGGACGGCCAACGCCGCGAGATCAAGAACGGCGGGCTGTACATCGAAGACAACCTGATCAAACAAGTCGGCCCCACCGATACCCTGCCACAACAGGCCGACGTCATCCTCGACATGGCCGGCAAAGTGGTCATCCCAGGCCTGGTCAACACCCACCACCACATGTACCAGAGCCTCACCCGCGTGGTGCCGGCAGCCCAGGACGGCGAGCTGTTCAACTGGCTGACCAACCTGTACCCGATCTGGGCACGCCTCACCCCCGAAATGATCGCGGTGTCGACCCAGACCGCCATGGCCGAACTGATCCTGTCGGGCTGCACCACCTCCAGCGACCACCTGTACATCTACCCCAACGGCTGCAAGCTCGACGACAGCATCCACGCCGCCGCCGAGATCGGCATGCGCTTCCACGCCGCGCGCGGCAGCATGAGCGTCGGCCAGAGCCAGGGCGGCCTGCCGCCTGATTCGGTGGTGGAAAAGGAAGCTGACATCCTCAAGGAGTCCCAGCGCCTGATCGAGGATTACCACGATGCCAGCCACGGCTCGATGCGCCGCATCGTGGTAGCGCCGTGCTCGCCCTTCTCGGTCAGCCGCGACCTGATGCGTGAAGCCGCCGTGCTGGCGCGCCAGTACGGGGTGTCGCTGCACACCCACCTGGCCGAGAACGTCAACGACATCGCCTACAGCCGCGAGAAGTTTGGCATGACCCCTGCCGAGTACGCCGAGGACCTCGGCTGGGTCGGCCACGACGTATGGCATGCCCACTGCGTGCAGCTCGACCAGCACGGCATCGAGCTGTTCGCCCGCACCGGCACCGGCGTCGCCCACTGCCCATGCTCGAACATGCGCCTGGCCTCGGGCATTGCCCCGATACGCAAGATGCGCGACCACGGCGTACCGGTCGGCCTTGGGGTCGACGGCTCTGCCTCCAACGACGGCGCCAGCATGATCGGTGAAGTGCGCCAGGCCCTGCTGCTGCAGCGGGTAGGCTTCGGCCCCGACGCCATGACCGCCCGCGAAGCACTGGAAATCGCCACCCTCGGCGGCGCCAAGGTGCTCAACCGCAATGACATCGGCGCCCTTGCCCCGGGCATGGTCGCCGACTTCGTCGCCTTCGACCTCGGCCACGTCGCCTATGCCGGTGGCCACCACGACCCGCTGGCGGCACTGGTGTTCTGCACCCCGACCCAGGTGCACACCAGCGTGATCAACGGCCGCGTCGTGGTGAAGGACGGCCAGCTGGCCACCGTCGACCTGCCACGCGTGCTGGAGCGCCACAACCAGTTGGCACACCAGCTGGTCAGCGGCAACTGA
- a CDS encoding nucleobase:cation symporter-2 family protein, whose product MTSPASPRPEDENLGVGANLAYGLQHVLTMYGGMIAVPLIIGQAAGLSAGDVGLLIAASLFAGGLATLLQTLGIPFFGCRLPLVQGVSFASVATMVAIIGNDGTGGMQVVFGAVIVSSLVGLLITPLFSRIIKYFPPLVTGIVITTIGLTLMPVTARWAMGGNSQATDFGSPANIGLAAFTLASVLLLSKLGSASLSRLSILLAIVIGTLAAMATGMADFSQALQGPWVAMPEVLHFGAPQFQVAAILSMLIVIVVTMVETSADILAVGEIIGTPVDSKRLGNGLRADMISSALAPLFGSFTQSAFAQNVGLVAVTGVKSRYVVASAGLILVTLGLLPVMGRLVAAVPTAVLGGAGLVLFGTVAASGIRTLAQVDYRNNMNLIIVATSIGFGMIPIAAPGFYHHFPTWFETIFHSGISSAAIMAILLNLLFNHLRAGNSDQQSVFVAASERTLRYRDIAGLNEGDVFRDGKLYDRDGNEVPIMEPDEGHLKPAKVPAMH is encoded by the coding sequence ATGACTTCTCCCGCTTCACCTCGTCCGGAAGACGAGAACCTCGGCGTGGGCGCCAACCTGGCCTATGGCCTGCAACATGTACTGACCATGTACGGCGGCATGATCGCCGTACCGCTGATCATCGGCCAGGCCGCAGGCCTCAGCGCTGGCGATGTCGGCCTGCTGATTGCCGCCTCGCTGTTCGCAGGGGGCCTGGCAACATTGCTGCAGACCTTGGGCATTCCCTTCTTCGGTTGCCGCTTGCCGCTGGTGCAGGGGGTTTCCTTTGCCAGCGTCGCCACCATGGTTGCGATCATCGGCAATGACGGCACCGGCGGCATGCAGGTGGTGTTCGGCGCAGTGATCGTGTCGTCACTGGTCGGCCTGCTGATCACCCCGCTGTTCTCACGCATCATCAAGTACTTCCCGCCCTTGGTGACAGGCATCGTCATCACCACCATCGGCCTGACCCTGATGCCGGTTACCGCGCGCTGGGCCATGGGCGGGAACAGCCAGGCCACTGATTTTGGCAGCCCGGCGAACATTGGCCTGGCGGCGTTCACCCTGGCCTCGGTACTGCTGCTGAGCAAGCTGGGCAGTGCCAGCCTGTCGCGCCTGTCGATCCTGCTGGCTATCGTGATCGGCACGCTGGCAGCGATGGCCACCGGCATGGCCGATTTCTCCCAGGCGCTGCAGGGGCCGTGGGTGGCCATGCCCGAGGTTCTGCACTTCGGCGCACCGCAGTTCCAGGTGGCGGCGATCCTGTCGATGCTTATCGTCATCGTGGTGACCATGGTCGAGACTTCGGCAGACATCCTGGCCGTGGGTGAAATCATCGGCACACCGGTCGACTCCAAGCGCCTGGGCAATGGCCTGCGTGCCGACATGATCTCCAGCGCCCTGGCGCCGTTGTTCGGCTCGTTCACGCAAAGTGCCTTTGCGCAGAACGTCGGCCTGGTCGCCGTGACCGGGGTGAAGAGCCGCTACGTGGTGGCCAGCGCCGGCCTGATACTGGTCACGCTGGGGCTGCTGCCGGTGATGGGCAGGCTGGTCGCCGCGGTGCCTACTGCCGTGCTTGGCGGTGCCGGGCTGGTGCTGTTCGGCACGGTCGCGGCCAGCGGCATCCGCACCCTGGCCCAGGTGGACTACCGCAACAACATGAACCTGATCATTGTCGCCACCTCGATCGGCTTTGGCATGATCCCGATTGCGGCGCCGGGCTTCTACCACCACTTCCCGACCTGGTTCGAGACCATTTTCCACTCCGGCATCAGCTCGGCGGCGATCATGGCGATTCTGCTCAACCTGCTGTTCAACCACCTGCGCGCCGGCAACTCCGACCAGCAGTCGGTGTTCGTTGCCGCCAGCGAACGCACCCTGCGCTACCGGGATATCGCCGGGCTGAATGAAGGTGATGTGTTCCGTGATGGCAAGCTGTATGACCGCGATGGCAACGAGGTTCCGATCATGGAGCCTGATGAGGGCCATTTGAAACCGGCCAAGGTGCCTGCTATGCACTGA
- a CDS encoding SDR family oxidoreductase — translation MTNTLKPLVVITGASSGIGLATAKLLSSRGHALLLLSRRLAPMEQLQLPNTLALAVDITDRAAVLAAVAEGEARFGPVDAIINNAGVMLLGSIATQDPEQWDRMLDVNVRGLLNGIHAVASGMVERRQGTIINVSSVAGRKAFPNHVAYVGTKFAVTGLSENLREELAPSNVRVITIEPGAVDTELLSHTTDAAIKAGYNDWKQEMGGVLTAETIAETIGFAYGQPQSVCIREIVVCATRQQQ, via the coding sequence ATGACCAACACCCTTAAACCTTTGGTAGTCATTACCGGTGCCAGCTCCGGTATCGGCCTGGCCACCGCCAAGCTGCTATCCAGCCGTGGCCACGCCCTGTTGCTGCTGTCCCGGCGCCTGGCGCCGATGGAGCAACTGCAGCTGCCCAATACCCTGGCACTGGCGGTCGATATCACCGACCGCGCTGCCGTGCTGGCAGCCGTCGCCGAGGGCGAAGCACGGTTTGGCCCGGTGGACGCGATCATCAACAATGCTGGGGTGATGCTGCTGGGCAGTATCGCCACCCAGGACCCGGAGCAGTGGGACCGCATGCTCGACGTGAACGTGCGCGGCCTGCTCAACGGCATTCATGCGGTCGCCAGCGGTATGGTCGAGCGCAGGCAGGGCACCATCATCAACGTCAGTTCCGTGGCCGGGCGCAAGGCCTTCCCCAACCATGTCGCCTACGTCGGCACCAAGTTTGCTGTTACCGGCCTGTCGGAAAACCTGCGAGAAGAGCTGGCACCGAGCAATGTGCGGGTGATCACCATCGAGCCGGGTGCAGTCGATACCGAATTGCTCAGCCACACGACCGATGCCGCCATCAAGGCGGGCTACAACGACTGGAAGCAGGAGATGGGTGGGGTGCTCACGGCCGAGACCATTGCCGAGACCATCGGCTTTGCCTATGGCCAGCCGCAGTCCGTGTGCATCCGCGAAATCGTGGTGTGCGCTACTCGCCAGCAGCAGTAA